One genomic region from Cyanobium usitatum str. Tous encodes:
- the csoS2 gene encoding carboxysome assembly protein CsoS2, translated as MASTSSREAALERRRALTNGGKKAASRFTSGASRVRSVEDARPTRTAAAQESSASVAKAAPVAAPPVNARAAASHRSLAAPTGSSRTTQARPIANPSRDLVLARREALSKRGKRADTSSDRTRTDLAKIESKVQAPVAEAKCKCQGETAAAPAQLSLSNRSSNTSGSGGDRRATAKRLSQLDPSRALVLARREALSKRGKSANAPKSTTAASISRQGNPDMSARELSQKVRELRAKVGSAGSSRVAGTRPSGPNRHGAKQAAAAEAHWKVGVSETSSGQVVTGTQANRSEKTTGNEAATCRAITGTEYLGAEVFQAFCQSGPVASQPAKVRVSATTHGNRVTGNEVGRSEKVTGDEPGTCKNVTGTEYVSANQSAAFCGTSSPSPSPRKVGRSQTEGGQAVSGVMVGRSSLVTGDEPGSGKQLTGSQYISDQGQVTGRAPTKVASLHTLRGTGITGTHVGRSEHVTGDEPGSCRMVTGDEYVGSQQYADFCASKPEPESAKVGFSVTNRAQVVSGTHTGRSSNVTGDEPGTCKVVTGTPYAGLEQAGDFCNSKSVAEIRQRTPVRGSNRMSGIQPGIGGVLTGAGRGACEAVTGTPYIGGDQLAKVCGAAAAQDSDFPQPLAGSQPWQQFSIQSPARSAQVGREPAGAVTGTSYEQGSRITGPFDLAGDMVTGTEQFRFDRRGSSQIARGPIEVPVSVDADARPTSRVTGEGISAGLKITGDDWDRGERVTGTEGVSARRRNPTRPGSKTSMPAALQPKRNEERPEPVSRVTGSSGNTTAGSLITVSGGARG; from the coding sequence ATGGCCAGCACATCCAGCCGGGAAGCAGCTCTGGAGCGCCGCAGGGCTCTCACCAACGGCGGCAAAAAAGCCGCCAGCCGGTTCACCTCCGGTGCGAGCCGTGTGCGCTCGGTTGAAGACGCTCGCCCCACCCGCACAGCCGCAGCGCAAGAGTCCTCAGCATCGGTGGCCAAGGCCGCTCCAGTTGCTGCCCCGCCTGTGAACGCCCGGGCGGCTGCCTCCCACCGCAGCCTTGCTGCACCCACCGGCTCCAGCCGGACCACCCAGGCCCGTCCAATCGCAAATCCCAGTAGAGATTTGGTGCTTGCCCGACGGGAAGCCCTTTCCAAACGTGGCAAACGTGCCGATACCTCAAGCGACCGCACACGCACGGACCTGGCAAAAATTGAATCAAAAGTCCAAGCGCCAGTAGCGGAAGCAAAGTGCAAGTGTCAAGGCGAGACCGCTGCTGCACCGGCCCAATTGAGCCTCAGTAACCGCTCTAGCAATACAAGTGGAAGTGGTGGAGATCGCCGTGCCACAGCCAAGCGCCTCTCCCAACTAGATCCCAGCCGGGCCCTTGTGCTCGCCCGGAGAGAAGCTCTCTCCAAGCGTGGCAAATCAGCTAATGCCCCTAAGAGCACTACAGCTGCTTCGATATCCCGCCAAGGCAATCCTGATATGAGCGCCCGCGAACTTTCCCAGAAGGTGCGTGAACTGCGGGCCAAGGTTGGTAGCGCTGGTTCCAGCAGAGTCGCTGGCACCCGCCCCTCCGGCCCAAACCGCCACGGAGCCAAACAAGCAGCCGCCGCAGAAGCCCACTGGAAAGTGGGAGTGAGCGAAACCAGCTCTGGTCAGGTGGTTACCGGAACCCAGGCCAATCGCTCAGAGAAAACCACTGGTAACGAAGCCGCTACCTGCCGCGCCATTACGGGCACCGAATATCTAGGCGCCGAGGTGTTCCAGGCCTTCTGTCAGAGCGGTCCAGTGGCAAGTCAACCTGCCAAGGTGCGCGTCAGCGCCACTACCCATGGCAACCGGGTCACTGGTAATGAGGTTGGTCGCTCTGAAAAGGTGACCGGCGATGAGCCCGGAACCTGCAAAAACGTCACCGGCACCGAATACGTTTCCGCCAATCAGTCAGCAGCCTTCTGCGGCACCTCCAGCCCCAGCCCTAGCCCACGCAAGGTTGGACGCAGCCAGACCGAGGGAGGTCAGGCAGTTTCAGGTGTGATGGTTGGTCGCTCAAGCCTTGTCACTGGTGACGAACCCGGCTCGGGTAAGCAGCTCACCGGCTCCCAGTACATATCCGATCAAGGCCAGGTGACTGGACGGGCCCCTACCAAGGTTGCAAGCTTGCATACCCTTCGTGGCACGGGCATCACTGGCACCCATGTGGGCCGCAGCGAGCATGTCACCGGTGATGAGCCCGGCAGCTGCCGCATGGTTACTGGTGATGAATACGTCGGCAGCCAGCAATACGCGGATTTCTGCGCCAGCAAGCCCGAGCCAGAGTCTGCCAAGGTGGGCTTCAGCGTCACCAATCGGGCCCAGGTCGTCAGCGGTACCCACACGGGCCGCTCCTCCAATGTCACCGGTGATGAGCCCGGCACCTGCAAGGTCGTAACCGGCACGCCCTACGCCGGCCTTGAGCAGGCAGGGGACTTCTGCAACAGCAAGTCTGTCGCCGAAATCCGTCAGCGCACTCCGGTGCGGGGCTCTAATCGCATGAGTGGCATACAGCCAGGCATTGGCGGTGTCCTCACTGGTGCGGGACGCGGGGCCTGTGAAGCTGTTACTGGCACTCCCTATATCGGTGGCGATCAACTCGCCAAGGTCTGCGGTGCCGCCGCAGCCCAAGACTCCGACTTCCCCCAACCCCTGGCGGGCAGCCAGCCCTGGCAGCAATTCAGCATCCAATCCCCGGCTCGCTCAGCCCAGGTGGGGCGAGAACCAGCCGGGGCGGTAACCGGCACCAGCTACGAGCAGGGCAGCAGGATTACCGGCCCTTTTGACTTGGCCGGTGACATGGTCACCGGCACCGAGCAATTCCGCTTCGACCGTCGCGGCAGCAGCCAAATCGCTCGGGGGCCCATTGAGGTTCCCGTAAGCGTTGACGCCGATGCCCGTCCAACCTCCAGGGTTACCGGCGAAGGCATCTCTGCTGGCTTGAAGATCACTGGTGATGACTGGGATCGGGGTGAACGAGTCACCGGCACCGAGGGGGTTTCAGCCCGGCGCCGCAACCCCACCCGGCCAGGCTCGAAGACCTCGATGCCAGCCGCCCTCCAGCCGAAGCGCAACGAGGAGCGTCCCGAGCCAGTCAGCCGAGTCACCGGTTCTAGCGGCAACACCACAGCCGGCTCCCTGATCACCGTGTCTGGCGGTGCCCGCGGCTGA
- a CDS encoding carboxysome peptide B — protein sequence MEIMQVTGSLVCSQRVAGLDHSNLRILRTAKGKLSVAVDPVGASPGNWVFTASGSAARFACGDPEVQTDLTIGGIIDFWEPDG from the coding sequence ATGGAAATCATGCAGGTCACCGGCTCTCTGGTTTGCAGCCAGCGGGTTGCCGGATTAGATCACTCCAATCTGCGCATCTTGCGCACCGCCAAGGGCAAGCTGAGCGTTGCTGTCGACCCAGTCGGTGCATCCCCAGGCAACTGGGTATTCACCGCCAGTGGCTCTGCGGCCCGCTTCGCCTGCGGTGATCCCGAGGTGCAGACCGATCTGACGATCGGTGGAATCATTGATTTCTGGGAGCCCGACGGCTAG
- a CDS encoding NAD(P)H-quinone oxidoreductase subunit F, translating to MFAPPLPLSIQLAWLIPLYGFSGMVLSLPWAAGWIKRHGPRPAAYLNLIVTLLAVVHGTLILQQVWLLGPQHIELPWFQAADLDLRIGLDLSLTNLAALELVTGLSLVGQVFALGYLDKEWALARFYALVGFFEGALAGVVLSSNLFMSYFLLEMLTLSTYLLVGFWYAQPLVVTAARDAFLTKRVGDVLLLMGVVALSAWAGSMEFDDLYVWAAEAHANGSLTPLAGTLLGLGLIAGPMGKCAQFPMHLWLDEAMEGPNPASILRNSVVVTAGALVLLKVMPLLRFSTLAVDVLLVVGTISALAGALVAIAQVDIKRAFSYSTTSYLGLVFIAIALQQPAVALLLLFAHGLAKALLFMSVGSVIATTNCQDLTELGGLGSRMPATTTAYLVGGAGLVGLLPLGCFWCFGLLVDALGRTAPFFAAVVLITNALTAFNLTRVYRQVFMGAPLPKTKRAPEVNWLMALPMVSLTVLVALLPALMARIDSVPGLASFPLPLAIAVVASGVAGVIGGCLVPLHKFWSRSMFKPLRLLQDLLAYDFYTERIYRVTIVAAVAGLARFSNWIDRALVSGFVNGIGRLSLASAEGLKLSVSGQLQTYVLTVLLAIVLLLTSLQWLHG from the coding sequence TTGTTCGCCCCACCCCTGCCACTTTCGATCCAGCTGGCCTGGTTGATCCCCCTATACGGGTTCAGCGGCATGGTTCTGTCCCTGCCCTGGGCTGCTGGCTGGATCAAGCGTCACGGTCCTCGCCCTGCGGCCTATCTCAACCTGATCGTCACGCTGCTGGCGGTGGTGCATGGCACCTTGATCCTGCAGCAGGTATGGCTACTGGGTCCCCAGCACATCGAGCTTCCCTGGTTTCAGGCTGCCGATCTCGACCTGCGCATTGGCTTAGACCTATCCCTGACCAATCTGGCCGCCCTTGAGCTGGTAACCGGACTGAGCTTGGTGGGTCAGGTATTTGCCCTGGGTTACCTGGATAAGGAGTGGGCCCTGGCCAGGTTTTATGCCCTGGTGGGCTTCTTTGAAGGCGCCCTTGCTGGAGTTGTACTAAGCAGCAATCTATTCATGAGCTATTTCCTGCTGGAAATGCTCACTCTCTCCACCTATCTGCTGGTGGGGTTCTGGTACGCCCAACCGCTGGTCGTTACGGCGGCCAGAGACGCCTTTTTGACCAAGCGGGTTGGCGATGTATTGCTGCTGATGGGCGTAGTCGCCCTCTCAGCCTGGGCTGGATCGATGGAATTCGATGACCTTTACGTGTGGGCAGCCGAAGCCCATGCCAATGGTTCCCTAACCCCGCTTGCGGGCACCTTGCTCGGGCTGGGCCTGATCGCCGGCCCCATGGGAAAGTGCGCCCAGTTCCCGATGCACCTCTGGCTTGACGAGGCCATGGAGGGTCCAAACCCAGCCTCGATTTTGCGCAACTCCGTAGTTGTGACCGCTGGAGCCCTTGTGCTACTCAAAGTAATGCCGCTGCTGCGGTTTTCAACGCTGGCTGTTGATGTGTTGCTGGTGGTAGGCACAATCAGCGCCCTGGCTGGTGCCCTGGTGGCGATCGCCCAGGTGGATATCAAGCGGGCATTCTCCTACTCCACAACCTCCTATCTGGGCCTGGTTTTCATTGCAATCGCCCTGCAACAGCCGGCTGTTGCCCTGTTGCTGTTGTTTGCCCATGGCCTCGCCAAGGCCCTGTTGTTCATGAGTGTGGGCAGCGTTATTGCCACTACCAACTGCCAGGACCTCACCGAGCTGGGTGGCCTGGGCTCCCGCATGCCTGCCACCACCACCGCCTACCTGGTGGGGGGAGCCGGCCTGGTGGGCTTGCTGCCCCTTGGCTGCTTCTGGTGCTTCGGACTGCTGGTGGATGCGCTGGGCCGCACTGCACCATTTTTTGCCGCAGTTGTGCTGATCACCAATGCACTGACAGCCTTTAACCTCACCCGGGTTTACCGGCAGGTGTTTATGGGAGCGCCTCTGCCAAAAACCAAGCGGGCCCCTGAGGTCAACTGGCTGATGGCCCTACCGATGGTGAGCCTGACCGTGCTGGTAGCTCTCCTGCCAGCCTTGATGGCCAGGATAGATTCGGTACCGGGCTTGGCCTCCTTCCCCCTGCCTCTCGCCATTGCAGTGGTGGCAAGCGGCGTGGCTGGAGTAATCGGCGGCTGCCTGGTGCCCCTGCACAAGTTCTGGTCCCGATCCATGTTCAAGCCTCTGCGGTTGCTCCAGGATCTACTTGCCTACGACTTCTACACCGAGCGCATCTACAGGGTGACGATTGTGGCGGCGGTGGCAGGTCTGGCACGATTTAGTAACTGGATCGACCGGGCCTTGGTTAGTGGCTTTGTTAATGGCATCGGCAGGCTTTCCCTGGCGAGCGCCGAAGGGCTGAAGCTCTCGGTGAGCGGCCAGCTGCAGACCTATGTCCTAACGGTCCTATTGGCGATTGTGCTGCTGCTCACCTCGCTGCAGTGGTTGCACGGATGA
- a CDS encoding carboxysome peptide A codes for MLICKVVKPLVSTNRIPGFEYKHLQVVLDGSTQKVAVDAVGCVPGDWVICVGSSAAREAAGSKSYPSDLTIVGIIDHWDPDAGKAQVPPGGAS; via the coding sequence ATGTTGATCTGCAAGGTGGTTAAACCACTGGTGTCTACCAATCGCATTCCAGGTTTTGAGTACAAGCACCTGCAGGTGGTGCTCGATGGCAGCACTCAGAAAGTGGCAGTTGATGCCGTGGGTTGCGTACCAGGCGACTGGGTGATCTGCGTCGGCAGCTCGGCCGCGCGCGAGGCCGCTGGAAGCAAGTCGTACCCGAGCGATCTAACGATCGTGGGAATCATTGACCACTGGGATCCTGATGCTGGCAAGGCTCAAGTTCCGCCAGGAGGGGCCAGCTAA
- a CDS encoding ribulose bisphosphate carboxylase small subunit, with translation MPFKSTVGDYQTVATLETFGFLPPMTQDEIYDQIAYIIAQGWSPLVEHVHPSNSMATYWSYWKLPFFGEKDLGVIVNELESCHRAYPDHHVRLVGYDAYTQSQGSCFVVFEGR, from the coding sequence ATGCCTTTCAAGAGCACCGTGGGTGACTATCAAACAGTCGCCACCCTGGAGACATTCGGCTTCCTACCGCCGATGACCCAGGACGAGATTTACGATCAAATCGCTTACATCATTGCCCAGGGTTGGAGCCCGCTCGTTGAGCATGTCCATCCCAGCAACTCCATGGCGACCTACTGGTCCTATTGGAAGCTTCCCTTCTTTGGCGAGAAGGATCTGGGTGTGATCGTGAACGAGCTTGAGTCTTGTCACCGCGCCTACCCCGACCACCACGTTCGCTTGGTGGGCTACGACGCTTATACCCAAAGCCAGGGTTCCTGCTTCGTGGTATTCGAAGGACGCTGA
- a CDS encoding carboxysome shell carbonic anhydrase, translating into MPRRPLATAYRPLAPTAPRRRPGAAAASELVATGLHPLSDARLNGVLRAYEDQVKGAFDRIVPLLKRLSALQHEADFIEQAQLLARAELGFELPLPILEKAWVSQLDMRTLFAWCVFETYEQTSDSFFQHDPLGGKPGSPAAEAFNEFLLACGFHLLDATPCADGRLAHAMAYALRIPFSSVRRRSHAGALFDVENTVNRWVKTEHRRYREGQPNSAHDDTRYLKVVLYHFSSKDPLHEGCAAHGSDDALAASCGLARLKDFQQAVENSFCCGASVDLLLLGIDTDTDTIRVHVPGIDGSTNLESWLDAKAAYEATRHLNAVEGRARIQSLVEQAAASSPDPGMVKLIARLIENNISQIDYVRQYHRGSYGDAGHAERFIGVGIGFKEIHLRNLTYFAYMDTVEEGAPDLDVGIKIFKGLNVSQGLPVPVVLRFDYNGQVPGARQRAIRNCQRVQAAMENRYPELFEQGLLHALLTVRDQDRHTPAEAVGSTITFASGGGH; encoded by the coding sequence ATGCCCCGACGCCCGCTCGCCACTGCCTATCGCCCGCTGGCTCCGACGGCTCCCCGCCGTCGGCCCGGCGCCGCTGCCGCGAGCGAGCTAGTGGCGACTGGCTTGCATCCGCTTAGCGATGCTCGGCTCAATGGGGTCCTGAGGGCCTACGAAGACCAGGTCAAAGGCGCATTTGATCGCATTGTGCCCTTGCTCAAGCGCCTTTCAGCCCTGCAGCACGAGGCTGATTTCATCGAGCAGGCCCAGTTGCTAGCAAGGGCAGAACTGGGCTTTGAGTTGCCACTGCCCATTCTCGAGAAGGCCTGGGTCAGCCAGCTCGACATGCGCACCTTGTTCGCCTGGTGTGTATTTGAAACCTACGAACAAACCAGCGACTCCTTCTTTCAGCACGACCCCCTGGGAGGCAAGCCTGGCAGTCCCGCTGCCGAAGCCTTCAATGAGTTTCTACTGGCCTGTGGATTTCATCTACTCGACGCAACCCCGTGCGCTGACGGGCGCCTGGCCCATGCCATGGCCTATGCCCTGAGAATTCCATTCAGTTCGGTGCGGCGGCGTTCCCATGCCGGTGCCCTGTTTGACGTCGAAAACACGGTCAACCGCTGGGTCAAAACTGAGCATCGTCGCTACCGGGAAGGTCAGCCCAATTCGGCGCACGATGACACCCGTTACCTCAAGGTGGTGCTTTATCACTTCAGCTCAAAAGATCCACTGCATGAGGGCTGTGCTGCCCACGGCAGTGATGACGCCTTGGCGGCCTCCTGTGGCCTTGCCCGGCTCAAGGATTTCCAGCAGGCCGTCGAAAACAGCTTCTGCTGTGGTGCCTCGGTAGATCTGTTGCTACTAGGCATCGACACAGACACCGACACGATTCGTGTGCATGTGCCGGGCATTGATGGCAGCACCAATCTGGAGAGCTGGCTGGATGCCAAAGCGGCCTATGAGGCCACCCGCCATCTCAATGCGGTTGAGGGCCGGGCCCGCATTCAATCGCTGGTGGAGCAGGCAGCGGCCAGCAGTCCCGACCCGGGCATGGTGAAGCTGATAGCCCGCCTGATCGAGAACAACATCTCCCAGATCGACTATGTGCGCCAGTACCACCGAGGCAGCTACGGAGATGCGGGCCATGCCGAGCGCTTTATCGGTGTGGGCATAGGCTTCAAGGAGATCCACCTGCGCAACCTCACCTACTTCGCCTACATGGACACGGTGGAGGAGGGAGCGCCCGATCTAGATGTAGGCATAAAGATTTTCAAGGGCTTGAACGTTTCTCAGGGCCTGCCTGTGCCAGTGGTATTGCGCTTTGACTACAACGGTCAGGTGCCCGGGGCGAGGCAGCGAGCGATCCGCAATTGCCAGCGGGTGCAAGCCGCCATGGAAAACCGCTACCCCGAGTTGTTTGAGCAGGGCCTATTGCATGCCCTGCTTACCGTGCGGGATCAAGACCGTCACACCCCAGCTGAAGCTGTAGGTTCCACCATCACATTCGCGAGCGGAGGAGGGCACTGA
- a CDS encoding BMC domain-containing protein → MATPTPKSTTSGAAAAKSAPAAAATSSTPVAAAAAASSTPPAAAPKALPVAAAQPPAAKAVAKPAASTARRASSTTRRSSASSTGARTGAGKGAGTTPPTTPSRSNAMAPSIQGIALGMIETRGLVPAIEAADAMTKAAEVTLIAREFVGGGYVTVMVRGETGAVNAAVRAGADACERVGDGLVAAHIIARPHSEVEPALIATATTRRL, encoded by the coding sequence ATGGCCACCCCCACCCCTAAATCCACCACCAGCGGAGCTGCTGCTGCCAAATCCGCCCCCGCGGCTGCGGCAACCAGCTCCACACCGGTGGCTGCAGCGGCGGCGGCCAGCTCAACCCCGCCTGCAGCGGCCCCCAAGGCCCTGCCGGTGGCGGCTGCCCAGCCCCCTGCGGCGAAAGCCGTAGCCAAGCCAGCTGCCTCGACAGCGCGCCGTGCTTCCAGCACGACACGCCGCTCTAGCGCCAGCTCAACCGGCGCCCGTACCGGTGCCGGCAAGGGCGCCGGCACCACCCCCCCCACCACACCTTCCCGCAGCAACGCCATGGCTCCTTCCATTCAGGGCATCGCCCTCGGCATGATCGAAACCCGTGGCCTGGTGCCAGCGATTGAAGCCGCAGACGCCATGACCAAGGCCGCTGAAGTGACCCTGATCGCCCGTGAGTTCGTTGGCGGTGGCTACGTCACCGTGATGGTTCGCGGCGAAACAGGTGCGGTGAATGCAGCAGTGCGTGCCGGCGCTGATGCCTGTGAGCGCGTCGGTGACGGTCTGGTTGCTGCCCACATCATCGCCCGTCCCCACAGCGAAGTGGAGCCTGCCCTGATCGCAACTGCTACCACCCGTCGCCTCTGA
- a CDS encoding ferritin-like domain-containing protein, producing MGAVHPRVLGYLGRALSLEFSAVQQYMTQASLVELWGDGDSAARFRRETVEEMQHAERLVQRMLALGVAPAASQLRPVVHAADLVGLLRLNLALENDLIHHYAEAVRFCVLVGDGANEALFRSLWNDEQQHGEDLGAWLRSLGFSPNPSMERATF from the coding sequence ATGGGCGCCGTTCATCCGCGCGTCCTGGGTTACCTTGGCCGCGCCCTGAGCTTGGAATTTTCCGCCGTTCAGCAGTACATGACCCAGGCCTCCCTAGTGGAGCTCTGGGGAGATGGTGATTCGGCTGCCCGGTTTCGACGCGAAACCGTGGAAGAAATGCAGCATGCAGAACGCCTCGTGCAGCGCATGCTTGCTCTCGGGGTAGCTCCTGCAGCATCCCAGTTGAGGCCCGTTGTCCATGCCGCCGACCTGGTCGGACTGCTCCGGCTCAATCTCGCCCTCGAAAACGACCTGATCCACCACTACGCCGAGGCGGTTCGCTTTTGCGTTTTGGTTGGTGATGGCGCTAACGAAGCCCTGTTCAGGAGTCTTTGGAACGACGAACAGCAGCACGGCGAAGATCTGGGGGCCTGGCTGCGCAGCCTTGGCTTCAGCCCCAATCCTTCGATGGAACGGGCCACCTTCTGA